One Acetobacterium sp. KB-1 DNA segment encodes these proteins:
- a CDS encoding glucose-1-phosphate adenylyltransferase encodes MNTECVAMLLAGGQGSRLGSLTFNNAKPAVLFGGKYRIIDFPLSNCMNSDIDVVGVLTQYRPYILNNYIGDGSAWALDQVQGGVHILPPYMGQKGGRWYSGTADAIYQNLDFIDRFDPEYVLILSGDHIYKMDYSQMLAFHKEKEADLTIAVMDVPWEDAHRFGIVNTDEEHSIKEFQEKPEHPKSNKASMGIYIFTWKELKKALLDDAGNRESEHDFGHNVIPELHESGKRIFAYPFSGYWRDVGTVQSYYDANMDLLDTSCDFDLSDRNFRIFSNNTSQHPQFIGPQARIINSLICDGCIIFGRVENSILSHDVVIHKKTSLKNVIVHTGAIIEDGAILENCVVGARARIKGDARYITDPDDTTPEIHVINN; translated from the coding sequence TTGAATACTGAATGTGTCGCAATGCTCCTGGCGGGAGGTCAGGGGAGTCGTTTGGGCTCCCTGACCTTTAATAACGCCAAACCGGCGGTTTTATTTGGGGGAAAATATCGGATCATTGATTTTCCGCTTAGCAATTGTATGAACTCGGATATTGATGTGGTGGGCGTACTGACCCAATACCGCCCCTATATCCTGAATAATTATATTGGTGATGGATCGGCCTGGGCGCTGGATCAGGTCCAGGGCGGTGTCCATATCCTGCCCCCCTATATGGGCCAAAAAGGGGGCCGCTGGTACTCGGGAACTGCCGATGCCATTTATCAGAACTTGGACTTCATTGACCGTTTTGATCCCGAATATGTGCTGATTCTTTCGGGGGATCACATTTATAAGATGGATTATTCGCAAATGTTGGCCTTTCACAAAGAAAAAGAGGCTGATCTGACCATTGCGGTGATGGATGTCCCTTGGGAAGATGCTCATCGGTTTGGAATCGTTAACACTGATGAAGAGCACTCGATCAAAGAATTCCAGGAAAAACCCGAACATCCCAAAAGTAACAAGGCGTCGATGGGTATTTATATTTTTACCTGGAAAGAACTCAAAAAAGCCCTGCTAGACGATGCCGGAAACCGGGAATCTGAACATGACTTTGGACATAATGTGATTCCCGAGCTTCATGAAAGCGGCAAACGAATTTTTGCCTATCCTTTCTCCGGCTACTGGCGCGATGTGGGTACGGTTCAAAGTTACTATGATGCCAATATGGATCTTTTGGACACCAGTTGTGATTTTGACCTCAGTGATCGAAACTTTCGCATCTTTTCGAACAATACCAGCCAACATCCGCAATTCATCGGCCCCCAGGCCCGGATCATCAACAGTCTGATCTGTGATGGATGCATTATCTTTGGTCGCGTCGAAAATTCCATTTTGTCTCATGATGTAGTGATTCATAAAAAAACCAGCTTGAAAAATGTGATTGTACACACCGGAGCGATCATTGAAGATGGGGCCATTTTAGAAAATTGTGTCGTTGGAGCCCGAGCCAGAATTAAAGGCGATGCCCGCTACATTACCGACCCCGACGATACAACTCCTGAAATACATGTCATCAATAACTAA
- the glgD gene encoding glucose-1-phosphate adenylyltransferase subunit GlgD: MKNAVGLILNVDGEDDSLKDFLSHRSLSTLPFGGRYRLIDFTLSNMVNSGLSQIGVIGSHKYSSLVDHLGTGKEWSLSRKTQDLSILSGSNNYHIGRLIKVNLRNLQNNRGFLDATTAEHVLIASPNLVTTFDFKNAYDLHLKNDSDITLIFKKDDPLYHLRDNDLFLEFTKNRVSGLHYKREHTTGHFFAEMFFVKKSILEELLDLSERTGDFDLMDIIKYNIDTLRVFGAQHCGYIKRVNCLENYMKTSMDLLEYDVMQELFMGKNSIHTKIKDNHPTLYNDPAEVYNSIVGSGCTIDGTINHSIIFRDTQMNVGSHIQNSIIMQRCEIGRNVNLNYVVMDKDTKISDHTTLVGKPHAPIVLKKGTVI, from the coding sequence ATGAAAAATGCTGTTGGACTTATCTTAAATGTGGATGGTGAGGATGATTCCTTAAAAGATTTTCTTTCCCATCGTAGCCTGAGCACCCTGCCTTTCGGCGGACGTTATCGTCTTATCGACTTTACCCTCTCCAATATGGTTAATTCCGGTTTATCTCAAATTGGTGTCATCGGTTCCCATAAATACAGTTCCCTGGTGGATCATCTGGGAACCGGCAAGGAGTGGTCCCTAAGTCGAAAAACGCAGGATCTTTCGATTCTCTCAGGCTCTAATAATTACCATATCGGGCGTCTGATCAAGGTTAATCTGCGTAATCTTCAGAATAACCGGGGCTTTTTGGACGCCACCACTGCTGAACATGTGTTGATTGCGTCTCCTAACCTGGTTACCACCTTTGATTTTAAAAATGCTTATGATCTGCATTTAAAAAATGACAGTGATATTACCTTGATCTTTAAAAAAGATGATCCCCTGTACCATCTCAGGGACAATGATCTTTTCCTGGAGTTTACCAAAAATCGGGTCAGCGGTCTCCACTACAAAAGAGAACATACCACTGGGCATTTTTTTGCTGAAATGTTTTTTGTTAAAAAATCCATTCTGGAGGAATTGCTGGATCTTAGTGAGCGGACCGGAGACTTTGACTTAATGGATATCATCAAATACAACATCGACACCCTCCGGGTCTTCGGTGCCCAGCATTGCGGTTATATCAAACGGGTAAACTGCCTGGAAAACTATATGAAAACCAGTATGGATTTATTGGAATATGACGTTATGCAAGAACTCTTTATGGGTAAAAATTCCATTCATACTAAAATAAAAGACAACCACCCAACCCTTTATAACGATCCCGCCGAGGTGTACAATTCCATTGTCGGTAGCGGCTGCACCATTGACGGAACCATTAATCACAGCATTATTTTTCGAGATACCCAAATGAATGTTGGCTCACACATCCAAAACAGTATCATTATGCAGCGGTGTGAAATTGGGAGAAATGTTAATCTAAACTATGTGGTCATGGATAAGGATACTAAAATCAGTGACCATACCACCTTAGTGGGTAAACCCCACGCTCCCATTGTTTTAAAGAAAGGCACGGTAATTTAA